The DNA region CGGCGGCGCCAACCTGCCGCATCAGACCGACGTCTTTCCCGACCGCGAGCACTTCGGCCGCATCTTCTACAATCAAGCGACGATGTCGGCGCTGCGCATTCCGCAGATCGCCGTCGTCATGGGCTCGTGCACCGCGGGCGGCGCTTACGTGCCGGCGATGTCGGACGAGACCATCATCGTCAGGAACCAGGGCACGATCTTCCTCGGCGGCCCGCCTTTGGTGAAGGCCGCGACGGGGGAGGTGGTGAGCGCGGAGGACTTAGGGGGCGGCGACGTGCATGCGCGCAAGTCCGGCGTCGCCGATCATCTGGCGCAGGACGACCACCACGCGCTGTCGATCGCGCGCCGCATCGTCGCAACGCTCAACACGAACAAGACAGTCGACATCGCCCTGCGCGATCCGCGCGATCCCGCGCGCGATCCGGCCGAGCTCGACGGGCTGGTGCCGGTCGACCTCAAGAAGCAGTACGACATCCGCGAGGTGATCGCGCGCCTCGTCGACGGCTCGGAGTTCGACGAGTTCAAGGCGCTGTACGGCACGACGCTGGTCACCGGCTTCGCGCATCTCCACGGCATGCCGGTGGGCATCCTCGGCAACAACGGCATCCTGTTCTCGGAGAGCGCGCTCAAGGCAGCGCACTTCATCGAGCTGTGCTGCCAGCGGCGTATTCCGCTGCTGTTCCTCCAGAACATCGTCGGCTTCATGGTCGGCCGCGAATACGAAGCAGGCGGTATCGCCAAGGACGGCGCCAAGATGGTGACGGCGGTGGCCAACGCCCAGGTGCCGAAGATCACGGTGATCGTCGGCGGCTCCTACGGCGCCGGCAATTACGGCATGTGCGGCCGGGCTTATTCGCCGCGCTTCCTGTTCATGTGGCCGAACGCGCGCATCTCGGTGATGGGCGGCGAGCAGGCCTCGTCGGTGCTCGCCACGGTCAAGCGCGACAACATCGAAGCCTCGGGCGGCAAATGGAGCGAGATCGAGGAGGCCGAGTTCAAGGCGCCGATCCGCGACCAGTACGAGACCGAGGGCAATCCTTATTACGCGACGGCGCGGCTGTGGGACGACGGCATCATCGCGCCGAGCGAGACGCGGCGCGTGTTGGCATTGGCGTTCAGCGCAGCGCTGAATGCGCCGGTGCCGGAGACGAGGTTCGGGGTGTTTAGGATGTGATGGGCGAGTGCTCGGGGGAGATGGAGGCCAGATTGCGCCTGGCAGTTGTGGGGCTCGTCGTGCTTTTCGCAGCAGCCTCTGCTGCAATGGCGAGGCCGATGTCACGTGGCCTATTCGGTTGTAATGATCGGACACCAGGCTGCCATATGCCACCTCCTGATTGGTTCAAAATTGAAGCTGACAATGGACAAGAGGTTTATGTTGACCTTGCGTCGATCGCGTACCGCAGGGACTTGGTGCCGCCATACTCCGACGAGAACGGCAAAGTAGGCAAGATAGCGCGGGTACTGATTTATTTCGACGATGGAATGTCACTCAATTTATCGAATGCTGGCTGGTATGACTACGATTGCGACGACCCATACTTAATCGGGAGGGCCGGAGTATGGACCCCTCAACCTGCTCAGTATCTGCCGCCAAGATCTCTCGGATATCAATTGAGGGAGATTGCTTGCGGCGGTCCATACTAAGTAACCGTAGGGTAGGCAAAGGCGCGCGCTCGCGCGCCGTGTGCATGGCTGTTTGACGCGATAACATCACCGCATCCTCGGCGTCATGCGCGGGCTTGACCCGCGCATCCATGATGACTCTCCGCGCGTGAGAGCCGTACGTACCGCAATCGTTGTGGCCACACCTCATGGATTGCCGGGTCGAGCCCGGCAATGACGGTGGGGAGAGGTCGGCCCATGCGGCGGAGAAGCGTCGGTGAGGATTGCATTGCCGCATCCTCGGCGTCATGCGCGGGCTTGACCCGCGCATCCATGATGACTCTCCGCGCGTGAGAGCCGTCGTACCGCAATCGTTGTGGACACACCTCATGGATTGCCGGGTCCAGCCCGGCAATGACCGTGGGGAGAGGTCGGCCCGTGCGGCGGCGGAGCGAAGCGTAGGTGAGGATTGCATTGCCGCATCCTCGGCTCATGCGCACTTACGCGCCGTGCCCACGCGCAGTGGACGCGACGACGTTGCCGCATCCGCGGCGTCATGCGCGGGCTTGACCCGCGCATCCATGATGACTTTCCGCGCGTGAGAGCCGTACGTACCGCAATCGTTGTGGACACACCTCATGGATTGCCGGGTCAAGCCCGGCAATGACCGTGGGGAGACGGCGGCGCCATTGCACTTTCCCTGCGTGCGCCGCCATAGTGCCTCATGCCTTCCAAACCCAAAAAACCACCCGGCCACGATTGGGAAGTCTTCTTCGTCTATCTCGAGGACGGTGAGGACGACAGCATGCAGGTGACCAGCTGCTGGACGCCGGAGGAGGCCATCGCCAAGGCGCGCGATGCGCTGAACGCCTATGCCAAAAGCGACGACGAGAAGGATCAATTTGAGATCGTCGCGGTCATCCGCAGCGACGCGGAGATTTAGGCTGCCTTTCTCGACCTCATGCTGAGGAGCGCTGCGAAGCAGCGCGTCTCGAAGCATGGTGCCGCCCTCGATCCTTCGAGACGCGGCCTTCGGCCGCTCCTCAGGATGAGGGCGGAGAGAGGCTCATCGCGCTACGCTTTCTTCCGTGTCGGCGCCGGTAGCTTTGCCGCCTTGCGCAGCGCCGCGTTGATGCGGCTCTGCCAGCCGCGGCCGGTGCCCCTGTAATGAGCGAGGACATCGCGGTCGAGACGCAGGCTGAGCGCTTCCTTTGGCTGTGGTGACGGCGGTCGGCCACGCTTGATCAGCTTGCCGCCCTTGTAGAGATCGGCGCGCTCGAACCATTCCTCGGTCAGCTCCGGGATTTCCTCGTAGTCCTTCGGGCCAAGCACGTGGGCGTCAACCTTCTTCATGTCGCTACCGACGGGCTTCGATTTGCGCGGCGTACTTTTTCCTTTCGCGGTCATTGGCCTTCCTCATCGTAAAGACATGTCGTACATCGCCGCGCGGCGTCCAGCCAACGATCACCATGCGCCGCCGCAGATACCCACGGTAATCATCCTCAGTTCGCCATAGTCGTGGCGGTCGTCCGGATGTTCCAGCTTTAGGCCGTTGAAAACCAGCGACGCGTCCAAAAAGTCCAGACCGCGTTCACGCAGCGTCCACTCGCGCTTGGCCGGATCGAAGGTGATCTTCCAAGCCATTTAATGTATATACAAAAAATAGGGACATCAAGAGTCGAGGCTATCGGCAGGGTTGCAGCCGATCAATTGCGCAAAAAAAGCGCGATAGGACTATTGACCTCTTTCGTACGAAGACTATAGTCCTTTCATCCTGCTCATCGAAGGGGCGTCTTCCGGAGACGTGCCGAAGGCGGAGCGGGATGCGGCGCCCGCGGACCGGCCTCGTAAGCCGGGACTCGGGAGGTCTCGGGACCCCGCCCTGGGAGCATTACGACTCCTGCGCAGGGAGCCTGCTAGCAAGCCGCCGTTGATGACGGCCGCAGCCCGCGGCGCGACAAGGCGATGAGCCGAACTGGCGCTGCGGGAGCCACGACACCGAAGGCCGAGAGGTCTTTGCGTGTCGGGCGGACGACGCAACGGGGCCTGAAGCGCGGACCCGGGAACAGAAATCGCCGCCAGTGGAGCGCCGGGAGGCGCCTTTCTCCGATCGCAAGGAGAAAGGACACGCCTCCAAAAAGGCGTGTCGGGCGGCTGCGCCAGCCGCTCGGGAGGTTTCGCAAACCTCCGCGTTTCCCGGCGCTCCGCTCCCCTTTAGGAGCGTGCGTTGCCGAACGGCGTGCCCGCGCCGACGAGAACAGGGACGATCACGCATGTCCGCCGCGCGCCACGGGCCTCGCTTTGCAATGCGCTCTACTTCGCCGCGACGGCGGCGACGACGTCGATCTCGATCATCATGCCCGGGCGCGCCAGCGCGACGACGTTGAGGAAGGTGTGCGGCGGCAGCGGAATGCCCTGGGTGAAGGTCTCCTGGCGGCATTTGCGCATCTCGTCACGGTAACGGATGTCGGTGACATAGGTCGTCGCCTTGACGATGTCGGACACCGTCGCGCCGTTGGCGGCGAGCGCCTGCTTGATCTTGCTCCAGGCGAAGCGGCATTGCTCGAGGAAGTCGTCCTTGTGGCGCACCGAGCCGTTGTCTGGATCTTCCGAGCCGATGCCGGCGAGGAAAATCAGTTTGGACGGACCGGTGACGGTCGCGGCCTCGGAGAAGGCGCCGGCGGCGAATTTGTTGTAGGTGAAATTCTTCTTTTCGAATTGCTGCGCCGACGCGGACGTCGCCGCCAAACCCGCCACCAACATCGCGGCAACCGATAGATGTTTAAACATTCAGAGACTCCTGGAAGGATCGTTCAAGTGGACCGCTCGTTTTGAGTGGGGCCGTTTGTGAAGCAAGGCCCATGCCAGCATGGCTGAGCGCGGCCGACGCCATCATGCCTGACGTGCGGCGCTGGCGCTTGTATTTCGGCGGGTGGATACTGACGTGAAAGTGCCCGCGCGCATGTCGCTTGCGCCAACGTCGAAGGACACCATGAACGCATACACCTCGGCTCTGATCGTCGGCGCGGGTTCGGGCCTCTCGGCCTCGCTCGCGCGTGTGTTCACCAAGGAGGGCATGCGGGTGGCGCTCGCGGCGCGCTCGCCGGCCAAGCTCGCCGAGTTCGTCGAAGCGACCGGCGCCGCGACCTACAACTGCGACGCCGCCAAGCGCGACGAGGTCGACAAGCTGTTCGCCGATCTCGATGCGGCGGGCGCGACGCCGGATGTGGTCGTGTACAATCCGAGCTATCGCACGCGCGGGCCGTTCGTCGATCTCGATCCCGAGGAAGTTCATAAGACCTTGGAGATCACCGCCTATGGCGCGTTTCTCGTGGCGCAGGCGGCGGTCAAGCGCATGCTGCCCAAGGCGCAGGGCGCCATTTTGTTCACCGGCGCTTCGGCCAGCGTGAAGGGCTATGCGCAGTCGGCGCCTTTCGCCATGGGCAAGTTCGCGCTGCGCGGCCTCGCGCAGAGCATGGCGCGCGAGCTGCAGCCCAAGGGCATCCATGTCGGCCATATCGTGGTCGATGGCGGCATCAAGAGCGCGCGCCGGCCCGTGCCGGCCGAGGCGCCGGACTCGCTGCTCGATCCGGACGCCATTGCCGAGACCTATCTGCACATGCTGCGGCAGTCGCGCAGCGCCTGGAGCTGGGAGATCGAGGTGCGGCCCTGGGTGGAGAAGTTCTGAGCGGCGCGGTCGCATGGTCTGGGCTCGCCGCGCATGCTAGAACGGAGGCCATGATTCATCACGACGCTGTCAAAGAACTCGCTCCCACCGGCACGCTGCGCGGCGGCATCGTTATCTCGCCGGCGCCATCGGCCTTCTTCTGCACCAAGGACGCGAACGGCGCGCCGCACGGCGTCACCGTCGATCTGCTGGGCGGCTTCGCGGCCATGCTCAAGGTGCCGCTGGCGTTGCAGGTGTATGAGAATTCCGGCCAGCTCACCGATGCGGTGGCGAGCGGCACATGCGACGTCGCCTTCATGCCGCAGGACGCCGAGCGCATGAAGAAGGTGGACTTCGGGCCGCCGTATTATCTCATCGAGAGCACCTATCTGGTGCCGGCCGGTTCGGCCATCCAAAGCATCGGTGAAGTGAACAAACCGGGCGTGCGCATCATCGCCATCGCCAACACCACGACGATGCGCAGCGCACGCCGCACCGCGCCGAACGCGACGGTGACGGAAGTGCCGAGCGTCGACGACATTACGGCATTGGCGAGGAACGGCGGCGGCGATGCCTTCGCGCTGTCGCACGACTCCTTCGTCGGCCTGTTGCCGAAGCTGCCCGGGGCGCGCGTGCTGCCCGGCCATTTCCAGCAGGTCGGCGTTGCCGTGGCGGTGCCGAAGGGCCGGCCCGATGCGCTGCATCTCGTCGGCGAATTGCTGGCCGATGCGAAGGCGTCGGGTCTGGTGCGCCGCGCGCTCGATGCCGCCGGGTTCAAGGATGCGCCGGCAGCGCCGTAAGCCTGGCGAAGTCCGGAACGGCGGCGCCGTTCAAACGTTGTCCCTCCCACAACGACATCGGGACGCGTGGTCTTTGCCGGGGCGCCTTTCGCGATCGATGCGAGGCGTTGCCCCGGCATGTCCCGCCGATGAACGATCAGTGAGAGGTACACGATGACCTACCGCGTTTACAGCGGCCCGCCGGGGTCGCCGAACATTTCCCCGATCGCCAAATCGCAAGCGTTGTTCAAACAGTTCAGCGCGCTCGATGACGCGCTGGCCTGGGCGCGCCACGTCGAGCGGAGCGGCCGCGTGCCGCTGCTGATCGAGGGCGATGACGGCACGCGCATGGACCGGCGCGATATCGGCAACGCCTTGGGCGTCGGCGCGCGCGAGCAGATCGGCCGCTAACCGGCTGTGGCTGGCGCGAGACGTCAGGTCTCGCGCGAGCCCGCCCGCAAACGGTTCCATTCGGCGCGCGCCTTGGCCCCGAGGTGGTCCAGCTTGGTGTTGACGACGTCCCAGTTCACCAGCGGCCGTTCGAGCGTGGCGGTTGTGGCATTATGCTGGGAGTCGTAGATATAGGCGCCGCCAACCGTCAGCAGAGCGCCGAGGATGAGGCCAACCAGAAGTCGCATTGTCCACCTCCATGTGCGCAGGCAAACGCCGGTCGGCCGGACCGGGTTCCGTCCCGCCGGGGCCGGGGCTGGAGCCCGCCGGTCCAGACTGTGGAAACAATATGACAGGGCTGATATGTATATTATAACGCATTGATATCAATGATGTTTCTGCTGAAAAAACTTCGCACTCAAGCGAAATAAGCTGCTATATTGCCGCTTATGAGCAGACATTCAGCAAAGTCGGCCGGGCGGTCCACCAAAACGGCCCGGACTTCCGCGAAGAAGACCACCAAGGCAGCGACGAAGTCGGCACGCGGTTCGGTCAAGACTGCGACAAAAGCGGCGCGTCAGCCTGTCGGTAAGGCGCCGAGCAAAACCTCGGCCAAACGCGCAACAGCCAAGAGCGTCGTGAAAGCCGCCGTCAAAGCGACCGCAAAAGCCGCGCCGGCGCGTAAGCCGGACCATTCCGATGCGACGCTTGCGCCGACGGCGCCGGCCATGCCGATCGTCCACACGATCAGCCCGCCGGTGCAGCCGATCGTGGTGCCGGAGGTGCCGGTACGCGCGCACAAATACACCGTCGGCGAAACGGTCTATTACACCTCGCCGAGCTTCGGCCGCGCCGCGGCGACAGGCAGCTACACCGTCGTGAAGCTGCTGCCGTCCGACGGCGACGACTACCAGTACCGGATCAAGAGTTCGGGCGAGGCGTTCGAGCGCGTGGCCAAGGAAAGCCAGCTCGACCGCGCCTGATCCGCGGCTGGTCTTCGACGCCTCGAAACTCTCGTTGCCGCGCCGGCGCGACATGCGCGCCGGTGCGAGGCTCTTCGTTCGTGGCGGAGCATGCGCTAGAAACGCGCGCTGCTTCGCTGACGCGGAGGAAGGGATCGGATGCCCACCTACATCACACAAGGCCGTTACAGCCGCGACGCGATCAAAGGCATGATCGTGCGCCCGGAAGACCGCGCCGATCAGGT from Pseudolabrys taiwanensis includes:
- a CDS encoding SDR family NAD(P)-dependent oxidoreductase translates to MNAYTSALIVGAGSGLSASLARVFTKEGMRVALAARSPAKLAEFVEATGAATYNCDAAKRDEVDKLFADLDAAGATPDVVVYNPSYRTRGPFVDLDPEEVHKTLEITAYGAFLVAQAAVKRMLPKAQGAILFTGASASVKGYAQSAPFAMGKFALRGLAQSMARELQPKGIHVGHIVVDGGIKSARRPVPAEAPDSLLDPDAIAETYLHMLRQSRSAWSWEIEVRPWVEKF
- a CDS encoding carboxyl transferase domain-containing protein, yielding MAILGSSVEAGSAEFRTNTARMRALVEELQTRRGEAALGGPPRARERHVARGKLLPRERVTNLIDPGSPFLELSPLAANGMYEDAIHGAGLITGIGRVEGRECMIVCNDSTIKGGTYYPMTVKKHLRAQEIARENRLPCIYLVDSGGANLPHQTDVFPDREHFGRIFYNQATMSALRIPQIAVVMGSCTAGGAYVPAMSDETIIVRNQGTIFLGGPPLVKAATGEVVSAEDLGGGDVHARKSGVADHLAQDDHHALSIARRIVATLNTNKTVDIALRDPRDPARDPAELDGLVPVDLKKQYDIREVIARLVDGSEFDEFKALYGTTLVTGFAHLHGMPVGILGNNGILFSESALKAAHFIELCCQRRIPLLFLQNIVGFMVGREYEAGGIAKDGAKMVTAVANAQVPKITVIVGGSYGAGNYGMCGRAYSPRFLFMWPNARISVMGGEQASSVLATVKRDNIEASGGKWSEIEEAEFKAPIRDQYETEGNPYYATARLWDDGIIAPSETRRVLALAFSAALNAPVPETRFGVFRM
- a CDS encoding RidA family protein; translation: MFKHLSVAAMLVAGLAATSASAQQFEKKNFTYNKFAAGAFSEAATVTGPSKLIFLAGIGSEDPDNGSVRHKDDFLEQCRFAWSKIKQALAANGATVSDIVKATTYVTDIRYRDEMRKCRQETFTQGIPLPPHTFLNVVALARPGMMIEIDVVAAVAAK
- a CDS encoding transporter substrate-binding domain-containing protein, yielding MIHHDAVKELAPTGTLRGGIVISPAPSAFFCTKDANGAPHGVTVDLLGGFAAMLKVPLALQVYENSGQLTDAVASGTCDVAFMPQDAERMKKVDFGPPYYLIESTYLVPAGSAIQSIGEVNKPGVRIIAIANTTTMRSARRTAPNATVTEVPSVDDITALARNGGGDAFALSHDSFVGLLPKLPGARVLPGHFQQVGVAVAVPKGRPDALHLVGELLADAKASGLVRRALDAAGFKDAPAAP
- a CDS encoding BrnA antitoxin family protein encodes the protein MTAKGKSTPRKSKPVGSDMKKVDAHVLGPKDYEEIPELTEEWFERADLYKGGKLIKRGRPPSPQPKEALSLRLDRDVLAHYRGTGRGWQSRINAALRKAAKLPAPTRKKA
- a CDS encoding BrnT family toxin, with product MAWKITFDPAKREWTLRERGLDFLDASLVFNGLKLEHPDDRHDYGELRMITVGICGGAW